The sequence aattataattaaatattattcaagaaaaaaacatttatataaagatattttctaaacaatttCTAacatatgagtgttttaaaaaatttaacactgGATATTTAGAACACGGGATTATGCTTATGAGAGAGTGGTTCGGGAATGAGCTTTGAGATGGGTCGAATGGGCTCTgaaaatagctttttttttaactcaagcCCAGTCCGGATGACATGGCATCTTGGTTGGTTCACAATATTTTGCCCATGTGGCAGGGCTTAGAAATGAGggatttagtcccttttatatagtaggattcaGACTGCTACCAACTCTGTTCTATAAATATTCAGCACTTCATGACCATTCAACACTCTACCAACCTTCTAATATCTCAATCACTCTCTTAATCATTCACAAATCACTTTTGAAGTTTTCACACCATCATTCATTTCTTTCGAAAGTCGAAACTCCTATCTTAATTTGAAGTCTTTGGAGGATTTTTGGTTAATTGTTTCTGTCATAAAATAGTCTCTTCCCTTTTTTTGTTCAGACAATGTTCTTGTCACACATAGAATGCAATCGACTTGATTTGCAATTTTTTCTTAACAACAAAACGTGCGTCGAGAAAAGTTTTTATTTCTGGATTTTCCAAATACCAACCGTTGTAACTTCGTTATCGTGTCTTAAAACATAATCTGAATTCTAAATACTCTTCTTGTGGGTCAAGATTTCGCAGTTTCTTGTGTATCAAGTCACTTAATGTCAGAGATATTGCAAATGGGAAGTTCATGTTTACCCCCAGGCTTCCGGTTTCATCCTACAGATGAAGAACTCATCGACTATTACCTAAAAAGAAAAGTCGAAGGTCTTGAGATCGAGCTTGAAGTCATTCCCGTTATTGATCTTTATAAATTTGATCCTTGGGAGTTACCAGGTATTAATTGCCTTCAATTCAACATTATTCTCAACCTTTTTATTACTTTTcgaatttttaaacaaaaaaatgatagtATTTTGTAACATTTAGACAAGTCTTTTCTTCCGAATCGGGACATGGAATGGTTCTTCTTCTGTTCAAGGGACAAAAAATATCCTAATGGTTTTCGTACAAACCGAGGAACAAAGGCCGGTTATTGGAAAGCAACCGGAAAAGACCGGAAAATTACTAGTCGTTCATCTTCTACAGTCGGCTATAGAAAAACCCTAGTTTTCTACAAAGGTCGTGCCCTGTTAGGCGATAGAACCACTTGGCTCATGCATGAATATCGACTATGCGATGATGAGAGTTCATCACAAGGTTCACAAACTTACAAGGTAAGAACTTTACATATTCATCACATTCTATAATGCTTTATTTGTTTCTAAGTGTGATAAATTACAGGGAGCTTATGTGTTATGCCGTGTGTCTAAGAAGAATGAGATCAAGACTAATTCGAAAATCCGAAGAAACCTAAGTGAACAAACACTTGGATCAGGAGAAAGTTCTGGATATTCTAGTCGAGTGACTTCACCTAGTCGGGATGGAACGATGCCGTTTCACTCATTTGTCAATCCGGTTTCTACTGAAATAGACTCTTCCAACATTTGGATTTCACCTGATTTCATTCTTGATTCTTCAAAAGTATGTATTATACAATTCTAGTTTGACCAATAACTAAACCGGAACAAGGTATTGTTTATCTAATACTTGTTTGATTATGTTCTTGTAGGACTAtcctcaaattcaaaattttgcaTCTGAGTACTTTCAAGACTTTGATTTTCCGGTTATCGGTCAAGAAGTAAATTTTCCAGCGAGTATATTGCATACCGATGTAGATCAGAACATGGATGAATCTATGCAAACCGGTTATTGGACAAATTGTGGATACGATCAAACCGGTTTATTCGGTTACTCAGAGCTCTCCTAATCGGAGTCTCGTTTGAAGTCTCTTCTAAGACTAAACGGCTTTTATGGTTCGAGTCATCCCACTTGTAGCATTGGTCTATAGGAtttgttttattaatgtatCCGGCGCTACTAGTGGTATAACTGATAGTTGcaccaaaataaatatagttcAACTCAAAACATAAATAAGGTTGATGATCCAAAAGATATAAATTTAAAtgcatgtgtttgttttgtgattttctTGTTCGAAGGAAGATAGTAAATCCGTTCATCCTCTTAAAATAGCAACAACCCTCGCATGCTTTGAATGTCGATGTGGCAATTTGTTAGGAGCTTCGTTGTAGACGTATTGGTTACATACGCTGTCTTCAAAATGATTCTAATCCAGTAATTGAATTATTAATCATGGTCCAACATTGATTGGACCGGAATTGACTATTTTTTCAGGATAAGTTATCCAACTATTATTTTCCCTCTAAATTGCTTATGCACAATATTAAAATACCATAAGAAATATGTGTTGTTGTCATAGTTTTCATCTGTAGATTGGCGAAGATGGTTGAGTTCTTTGCGGTGGTTgagtataatttaaaatattaatttttgaattaaattaatttttatttatacatatttaaaagataaaattaaaaactaaattttatgaTAACTTAAAAGAAGAACGAATTGAAATAatgataatgttttttttgctttactcgataaatatatatacacatttttatattatatcttataagttttaatcttttttgaaagaaatataGTGATGATAATTTTGTTACTATAATACATTTGTAGTTACTATACTGATAAACTTAATCACTATTAagagtaataataattttaaccagtttaacttttaatgtgagatccatgagaagaaaaaaatttcataaatatatttttgtaataactaaaaaaaacattaaaagataaaatttagaTAATGATAATATTTACTACGTATATTCgataaatatatacacatatttatcttattatttaacaaatgttacttcatttattagataaatatatacacagacttattttatcatttaatattttttaaccttgtaggaaagaaaataagtaaaaataattttatcagtATAATATAATTGtggttaattttattatgttaaacctaattattataatagatttatgtatatatattataatcatAAGAATATAATTCATgatcaaaacccaaaatttgTTGGTTTTTTAACATCCAAATATATAGATGGAATGTGAGGCAAAGGGAAGATGAATACATACTTAAATAAATTGTGACTATAATCTAAATGGTCTTCTATCTTTCATATTTGGTTTCGTGTAAAACTAATTTGTTTATCACAATTGATTCAAACGTTGTGTTCGCCTTCAAAATCACTGATTTGCCATTTTTAACTGACAATGGATTTCTTATTTACGGTTTTAAAGAATCTAAAGAGggtcttaaaatatatatgagttCATGTTGCTTAGTTTGATGACCGATGCCCTTTTTAGACCAACCCTTAGCATCAACAGTATTTTTGGCAgcttgatgttaggagttttcaaggctcctaagacaaatgttgtagtataaaagattgtcgaaccagttctgagggatatcaaagcactgagaatgcaagtactcacttaatctaagtgcaaccaatgatttagatgggttttaaactactactaaactagaatgcaataacagaatgatactttcttaactaagggaaaagagaactcatgggcatagggattagaccttgggtgatcaagtatcgaattaaggatggcaaatgatcaatcaaactatcaaccttaagcctagacacaattctaagcaagctctatgtctagatgaatgctcatttgctaacatatctcaaacatcaaatgtctttggttgaataatatgaaagcaatcattaataacaagtctattagctatcttagcatctttaacaacaaatgtctttggcaaagtatactaaaagcctaggagagttgtctcgggcatttcatcgaacacctttcgggtgagaaatgcctaaggatcaacttttgagtggccaactcagaagatgcattatgattactctactagcaaggaaatatgaatgatctacactaaaacatcctagctctaacctaatcacccttaatctccctaacccatgaattcaaaagatgattactcactaatctccatgattcctcttaaacccatattggattttagattaaccatgtagagaaatagataagaaatcaacaagaacacaagatgaaagcaatgaaatctgaatcaaaagaggttttttACTAGTTCTTCCCTAGAAAAGAGATTATTCTTGCCTCCCTTCGCTTAcaaagtacttaacttaggtttagaaagtgt is a genomic window of Brassica napus cultivar Da-Ae chromosome A2, Da-Ae, whole genome shotgun sequence containing:
- the LOC106363363 gene encoding LOW QUALITY PROTEIN: NAC domain-containing protein 96 (The sequence of the model RefSeq protein was modified relative to this genomic sequence to represent the inferred CDS: substituted 1 base at 1 genomic stop codon); this encodes MSEILQMGSSCLPPGFRFHPTDEELIDYYLKRKVEGLEIELEVIPVIDLYKFDPWELPGINCLQFNIILNLFITFRIFKQKNDSILXHLDKSFLPNRDMEWFFFCSRDKKYPNGFRTNRGTKAGYWKATGKDRKITSRSSSTVGYRKTLVFYKGRALLGDRTTWLMHEYRLCDDESSSQGSQTYKGAYVLCRVSKKNEIKTNSKIRRNLSEQTLGSGESSGYSSRVTSPSRDGTMPFHSFVNPVSTEIDSSNIWISPDFILDSSKDYPQIQNFASEYFQDFDFPVIGQEVNFPASILHTDVDQNMDESMQTGYWTNCGYDQTGLFGYSELS